The genome window GGCATTAGCGTCGACTTAAGTGCCTGAAGGAAAATTATCGAACATAGTTCAGCCTTCAGAAAGAAGTATTCGCAAATAATTTCCACTtacattattataaacattaaATATAATTCTTCCCGCTTCATTATGGAATTGCAAAGTGACTTAGcaagatttaaatttaactgaaataaacaagagaaaaaagagaatgAATGGGAAATTCGGACACTACTGAGTAAAATAATCCACTGGGATGTATTAACGTTTTTTGACTAGGTTTTGTACCACTACACTCTTTTATACATCATGATGATGTCAGaggaataaaataattcatccttcagcataatatttttgaaaccatCACCCCAGTAAGTGATTTGTGATACTTCAGTCGTCATCACTCATCATGCATTATGATTTTGAAGTCAGGGAAAATGCCGAAGAATTTACAGAGAAAAATGAAACTGCTGCCTGACCGGACATTATTTATGATTCAACACAATgaatattattaattacttcAGTACTATACGTAAATGTTATCGAAATACTCAAAATTGTAAGAAGTAGGTACTTTTTCTGATGATTTTTGTACTTCGAAACACAAAATCAATAAGTTTCTTAAGCCTCCTCTTGATCACCTTCCCAAGGTGACCGGACCGGgtctttttaaataataattgttgctCCTTGGAAAACTTTAATTAGTCTTTATATTTCGTCACACGTGTTGAATCAGTTACATGATTGATTACTCTCTGAAACAACTTTATTATGCTTTTTGCTCGTTGTCTCATAGAAATATGAATTATTATTAAGCACAGCATGCATTCTTTCCTTGACGCAAAATACTATTTGGACTTCttcatttttcttaaaattctAGGTaagtaattgtaaaaaataacacaACAACTATTTTGCAGAAAGTCTTTATCGCCTGGACTATTGTTGTTGAACGACTGATACaataatatcgggtgttcatttaaattcatcctcaaagtttggcgttgattgcagatcacggatcagctgtttaaatctaacctcactttttgcgttgtttgttttttttagaCTACATTGTGTATTCCATTAGTAAAATACGTACCTAAGTACGTTACACTgtatgttttaataatttcaactAAATAGTCTTCTTTTTCAGAACGTGAAAATGATTTTGTTACAataacataacatttttatgcTAGAATCTTACTTCAGGAACGACCATCGAGTTGATGGAATATGGCAGTACTCAATCCAAGATTGTTTTGATGACTTTCGCCAGGAGTTTCTAGACGTGCTGCCTTATGACAATTTTCGTTCCTCCTtgatttttctcaatttataCCAACTTAGAGTACCATTTACGAAATGATGGGTaagcattttcttttattttatatcttGTACCTACTTGTAAGTACGAAATTAAGATAAACGATAGCTTCCAGTCCTACtcactacaataatttaaaaacaaatttgaaataattattgcaaaaccaaaaacatttatttcaaattatttaaaaatgccaATAATGTATCAACGAACAACTCCTTTCGACGAAGTCCAGTAAGATAATCTAGATGGTTTAAGAAGGGTAGTTTCCAGTGACCATGAACTTTGGCTTCTGGAGACAATTCTTCAAATACACGTTCAACGTCCTAAAATTGTGTAAGATTTgataattaaatacatttaataaattacctTAATTGTCACTAAATTGTCTCTCTCGCTCGATACGATCAAAGTAGGTACTTTGATTTCTCCTATAGGATAAAGTAGAGGTGATTTAGAACCatagatttcaaaatttttctctTCACCATAGTCAAacatttgaaatgtatttCTGACGACCATCTGATAAAAGTGGTGAAtcgttttccaagaaaaattgtttaagtAGTTTGTAGCTTCGTAGTTAAAGAAAGTCTGAAAATATACTAACAAAGGTTTACCAAGAAATTAATAAGTATACGCTTGCCCGATATCGTTTTCTGACGATTGTCGCGCCGCCTCGCGGAGGCAGCGCGCAGCTTTCAGTtcgtgttttcaaaattccgcCTGTCTTGATATGTAATATCACTCATAAAAACAcaggaatttttgaaattttcgcattcaagtgtacaataaatcatgcaaataataataacttgcGGCTTTCAGTCGATTGATACAAGCTGTTtacggaaaaaaaaatgtctaaaggtaaaattttcgattcggaaattgttgctatattttatatacctaCATACCTACAAATGAGCAAGTTCAACGACAGAATTTCGATTCGGAATGTTTTTAGTGTGATTTTTGAGATTTAGCAAtataaaatagtagtttatttgacgagtttgtaaattgggccttttttggcacgcgtgggccaaaaaaggcccaatttacacacgaacgagttgaatacaacgtttttttgttcaacgagccccttaaaggctccaaatcacttcaaacatttaaaattagcttgacgtttcgttttgacaagttgtgacatttatcaaaatccgttcacataggaggaaattctcaaattctgacagtgtcgaacaaaaaacatatttatccacaattacctTATAATTGAAGTTTTATCCACACTTATGAACCGTATAAAGTAACACTTTATCTactagtggaataatgaaatcactttattccactagtggaataataaTACGATAGCAGAACTTCctcatttattgtcattaccCCCCGTTCTTCTTTCCAATCATTAAATTCTGAAAATACTTTTTCATAATGTTCCCTGGACTTCGCAGGCAATAACTGGCGAGTCGCTTCTTCAGCTTCCTCAAGAATTGTCTCAGGAACAGGATCACTTTCTTCCATTTTCACCAACTTGCACAGCGTTTTGTACAAATGGAGTCgataaacaatcaaaaataaatagcgactattcaacacctcccatgttttttagttaatttcaatgatttttgaggtAACATCCGCTGTCAAAGTGTaatgtcaaatcattttttgatgaCATGAGATGAAATTTTGGCGATTCTGATTTTAAATCGCTGTAATTGTGGACAAAACGTTATATTGCATTCGTGTTTTAGTCGCATTTTATCCACTTAAGAATATTAAACGCTCGTGCGTTCGCACTCGCGgttaaaaattcttgcgtggataaaatgctatctaaaacacttatacaataaataactattaaagaGGAACTAGCGCGATTTTAATAGTATCTAGAACATTCTCATTGCCAAAGAgcaatttcatgcacaaaattgcgattttttgtctATTCTCCTAAAGATCAAGTGCATATTAAGATCCaacgaaataaaaacgttttgATGACAATAATTCCTAACATTCAATGGTTTTACTTTACGTACTTTGTCCAGTAAATTTAATGTACTACATTAATCATGTAAATTATTAAtccaattgaaattaaattgtttatttgttgtataaaaagtaacaattaattgttgttttttaattctcgCGAATAAGAGGTTCCTTGTTGTTGGCAAGTACGCATGccaaatacattattaaaatttcagttatcCATTCtttttttcggtatttttGAAACCTGGAACACAGCAAATACCTCCCCGATTGATCACTCtgcttttttttctaaataatttgaatttcttaCTTTCAAAAAGCCGATTTTACACGTCGTCAAATACGAAACTGTTTGTTTACAAACTGAAAAACGCCGCGCTCCGCCGCTTGGCGGCGCGTCAATCGATATCGAGCAAGCCTATAACAATGAATATCTGAGTAGAATTAGTGTTTTCtaatctaattttttaaataaaccacaTTCAAAATTggctttttttgcaattttggtttttttaaagttttttatCTTGCTTACCGGATCCAGTTCGGAGAAACTAAATCCACATAAAACGCCGACTAGAACAGCAGCAACAAATGTTATCATTGGAAAAAGTCGTAAAAATATTCTAGAAGAATGAATCCAAAGCGGAAGAAAAAGGAAAGGACTACCTATTTGCAAGAATTCCATTaatttctgaaataaaaaatatataaaagaatgtaattttttgtcaCTTACAACTTGGCAAAAGTTAAACAAGTCTTGGTTATGAAGTCAGTTCAGTATTCTAATTGAGCTAAACTGATTCTAAGAAAAGTAAAAAGTAGAAAAACAAGAATGGTATTTTTAAGAACATCGTTTTTTCGCAAGATTCTATTACTGAATTTTTCgtaaatagtagattatacaCCGACGGATTGAAGTGAATGATTTTTACCAGAGGTGTAGTTTGTAGCCCGAGGGTTCTACAAAGCACTGGGGTtttatatcatttttttttcacttactTCCCTCGGGAAGgtaaatttttgttacatcCCGTTGTTAATAGTAAACAAAGCTTCGTCGGTAATGTGTATCtttcgggtgttcatttaaatttccggtcaaagttggcgttgaagagtcgattgtgaacgcaccactcgtgtaaaaacgtaagatttaaagagctgatccgtgatccgtgatccgtaatccgttcACAACCGACTCTTCAAAGCCAATTTTGGCTGGaagtttaaatgaacacccgatacttccATCATATCAATGTCAAAACAATGTACTTACTATGttgaaagtgaaaaaaaaaggattaaatgcgtattttttaacatctagcttgattttaatttaagtagAATTTGTGATTACCAAGAGAAGTATTTGAATGTTTGGCATAAAACCCATAATGTTGTTAGAATGTTCAAAGTAAGAAGAGGGAGCCGCCAGAATCATActcttcaaataattttttgcttcGTCTGGTTTCAACGAAGAATATACTAAACCTATTGCTGATCCTAAAGAATGGCCGAAGTAAATGATTTTGGAaccatttgtttttttccttaTTAGATCAATTTCACTGCTCACGTCATACAATCCCATTTCATGAACGCTGAAACAAGAATTAATATCTATTGTTTAGATAAAATTTGTGAGTCACCTAAAGTTCCAGTAGCGaaaatcatattttgacaGATGTGTATGTTTATTCGAGTAGGAAGTTCCGCGTTGATTGGCCAACCAAACGTCAAAGCCGTTACGCCATAACGTGATTGCTGAAATGTTAGTCATGTTGTCAcgttaaaaaatagaaataagcTCACCCAGTGAGTCGTTGCCTTGCCACAAA of Tenebrio molitor chromosome 6, icTenMoli1.1, whole genome shotgun sequence contains these proteins:
- the LOC138133445 gene encoding lipase 1-like isoform X1, which gives rise to MWKLFKHLLLLSGLYLISSYLLSNKNNVCKTFGDYNFPEGNENCYHDADATLDTPKIVEKYAGKVEIHEVTTEDNYILTLFRIPRPNAKGVILMHHSIATHSRIYLWQGNDSLAITLWRNGFDVWLANQRGTSYSNKHTHLSKYDFRYWNFSVHEMGLYDVSSEIDLIRKKTNGSKIIYFGHSLGSAIGLVYSSLKPDEAKNYLKSMILAAPSSYFEHSNNIMGFMPNIQILLLKLMEFLQIGSPFLFLPLWIHSSRIFLRLFPMITFVAAVLVGVLCGFSFSELDPTFFNYEATNYLNNFSWKTIHHFYQMVVRNTFQMFDYGEEKNFEIYGSKSPLLYPIGEIKVPTLIVSSERDNLVTIKDVERVFEELSPEAKVHGHWKLPFLNHLDYLTGLRRKELFVDTLLAFLNNLK
- the LOC138133445 gene encoding lysosomal acid lipase/cholesteryl ester hydrolase-like isoform X2; its protein translation is MHHSIATHSRIYLWQGNDSLAITLWRNGFDVWLANQRGTSYSNKHTHLSKYDFRYWNFSVHEMGLYDVSSEIDLIRKKTNGSKIIYFGHSLGSAIGLVYSSLKPDEAKNYLKSMILAAPSSYFEHSNNIMGFMPNIQILLLKLMEFLQIGSPFLFLPLWIHSSRIFLRLFPMITFVAAVLVGVLCGFSFSELDPTFFNYEATNYLNNFSWKTIHHFYQMVVRNTFQMFDYGEEKNFEIYGSKSPLLYPIGEIKVPTLIVSSERDNLVTIKDVERVFEELSPEAKVHGHWKLPFLNHLDYLTGLRRKELFVDTLLAFLNNLK